One genomic window of Dermacentor andersoni chromosome 8, qqDerAnde1_hic_scaffold, whole genome shotgun sequence includes the following:
- the LOC140212992 gene encoding uncharacterized protein has protein sequence MQQPPGQKNMPDAGEEDPNMMPMEGMPPAQEQNWMDYALELNPYRKTIEVFLMLAMLTTCLGVAGYCILSYLIVEYFFASGGLLRAAETEMEICTDDACGEYGE, from the exons ATGCAGCAACCGCCAGGTCAGAAGAACATGCCCGATGCCGGAGAGGAAGACCCAAACATGATGCCGATGGAAGGCATGCCTCCTGCCCAAGAACAAAACTGGAT GGACTACGCGTTGGAGCTGAACCCGTACCGCAAGACCATCGAGGTGTTCCTGATGCTGGCAATGCTGACCACGTGCCTCGGTGTGGCCGGCTACTGCATCCTCTCTTACCTCATCGTCGAGTACTTCT TCGCATCCGGAGGCCTGCTCCGTGCGGCGGAAACCGAAATGGAGATATGCACAGACGACGCCTGCGGCGAGTATGGTGAGTAG